Proteins encoded within one genomic window of Bacillus sp. F19:
- the mutL gene encoding DNA mismatch repair endonuclease MutL, with product MGKIIRLDDSLSNKIAAGEVVERPASVVKELTENSIDAGSTVIEIHIEEAGLSKIRIIDNGDGILPEDCLNAFHRHATSKIKDENDLFRIRTLGFRGEALPSIASVSHVELKTSTGSGAGTRMVLSGGKVDIHEAASSRKGSDLTVTNLFFNTPARLKYVKTVHTELGNITDVVNRLALSNPSISFKLTHNGKQMLHTSGNGDVRQVIAGIYGLGIAKKMIPINLQSLDFEVKGYMSLPEITRASRNYISTIVNGRFIKNYPLVKAIQQGYHTLLPIGRFPIVFLEINMDSILVDVNVHPAKMEVRLSKEAELNELITSGIKDAFSHQKLIPEAILPKRKEKSYDEQQTFTFSHAEKKPLSATSLPQVMEKPEIEAAEAPEPEEKIIEQSSPVIEEELEIYDEQPADDHEVLLATESEPRVPVLYPIGQMHGTYILAQNETGLYIIDQHAAQERINYEYFKEKVGQVATEVQELLVPITIHYSADEALIINEKMHALTEVGIFLEPFGGNSFIVRSHPQWFPRGDERELIEEIIQEVLDHKQADIKKLREEAAIMMSCKAAIKANHHLRNDEMFALLETLRKTTDPFTCPHGRPIIIHYSTYEMEKMFKRVM from the coding sequence ATGGGGAAAATTATTCGCCTTGACGATTCACTATCAAATAAGATAGCTGCAGGAGAAGTTGTCGAACGTCCGGCTTCTGTTGTAAAAGAGTTAACGGAAAATAGTATAGACGCCGGCAGCACTGTCATAGAAATTCATATAGAAGAAGCGGGTTTAAGCAAAATCCGCATCATTGACAATGGAGACGGCATTCTGCCTGAAGATTGTCTGAACGCTTTTCACAGGCATGCGACAAGCAAAATCAAAGATGAAAACGATCTTTTCCGGATCCGGACTCTTGGCTTCAGGGGAGAGGCCCTGCCGAGTATCGCATCAGTTTCACATGTTGAATTAAAAACAAGCACAGGGTCTGGTGCAGGCACGAGAATGGTACTTTCAGGTGGAAAGGTAGATATCCATGAAGCTGCTTCAAGCAGAAAAGGCAGCGACCTTACTGTTACGAATTTATTTTTCAACACACCAGCCCGTTTAAAATACGTCAAAACAGTTCATACCGAGCTTGGCAACATTACAGATGTTGTCAATCGCCTGGCATTGTCCAATCCATCTATTTCTTTCAAGCTGACTCATAACGGAAAGCAAATGCTGCATACGAGCGGGAACGGCGATGTGCGTCAAGTCATAGCGGGCATTTATGGACTTGGCATTGCAAAGAAAATGATCCCTATTAACTTACAGTCTCTTGATTTTGAAGTGAAAGGCTATATGTCTCTTCCTGAAATCACTAGAGCGTCCAGAAACTATATTTCAACAATTGTAAATGGCAGATTTATTAAAAACTATCCGCTTGTAAAAGCCATTCAGCAAGGCTATCATACCCTGCTTCCAATCGGCCGGTTTCCAATTGTCTTCCTGGAAATTAATATGGATTCTATTTTAGTCGACGTAAACGTTCACCCAGCCAAAATGGAAGTCCGGCTAAGCAAAGAGGCTGAATTGAATGAACTGATTACTTCAGGCATTAAAGACGCATTTTCGCATCAAAAGCTGATTCCCGAAGCCATTTTGCCGAAGCGGAAAGAAAAAAGCTATGATGAACAGCAGACATTTACGTTCAGTCATGCTGAGAAAAAACCACTATCAGCAACATCTCTTCCGCAAGTAATGGAAAAGCCAGAGATTGAAGCGGCTGAAGCTCCAGAACCAGAAGAAAAAATCATCGAACAAAGTTCTCCAGTTATTGAGGAGGAACTTGAAATTTATGATGAACAGCCAGCTGATGATCATGAAGTACTGTTAGCGACAGAATCTGAACCGAGAGTGCCTGTTCTTTATCCAATAGGCCAAATGCACGGAACGTATATTCTCGCTCAAAATGAGACTGGATTATACATTATCGATCAGCACGCTGCTCAGGAGAGAATCAATTATGAATACTTTAAAGAAAAAGTAGGACAAGTTGCTACGGAAGTTCAAGAGCTCCTAGTCCCGATTACCATCCACTATTCAGCAGATGAAGCCCTGATCATCAATGAGAAAATGCATGCATTGACTGAAGTCGGAATTTTCCTTGAGCCATTTGGCGGAAATAGTTTTATCGTGCGGTCTCACCCTCAATGGTTTCCGCGCGGGGACGAACGGGAGTTAATTGAAGAAATTATCCAGGAAGTGCTCGATCATAAACAGGCAGATATTAAAAAGCTCCGTGAAGAAGCTGCGATTATGATGAGCTGCAAGGCTGCTATAAAAGCAAATCATCATCTGCGCAATGATGAAATGTTTGCTTTGCTTGAAACGCTGAGGAAAACAACAGATCCTTTTACATGTCCTCACGGAAGACCGATAATTATTCATTATTCGACGTATGAAATGGAAAAGATGTTTAAGCGCGTTATGTAG
- a CDS encoding YjcZ family sporulation protein, with protein MSDYQGGSFRDNNFALVVVLFVLLIIVGASFMRGFY; from the coding sequence ATGAGTGATTATCAAGGTGGTTCTTTTAGAGACAACAATTTTGCGTTAGTCGTTGTGTTGTTTGTATTATTGATTATTGTAGGCGCTTCTTTCATGAGAGGCTTCTACTAA
- a CDS encoding LysR family transcriptional regulator: MDQLLSVFISVADRRNFSRAAEDLHMTQPAVSQQIQQLEKYIGAKLLLRTNKSVKLTKAGEIVYLHAKEITGLYKRMSMLVNELNNEPTGLLKIGASYTFGEYVLPHILAKMKNLFPKIIPSVQIGNTRDIANAIISHEIDVGIVEGEIAHCNIYIKTVSTDPMYIVAGGKYPIYYNKEVTRKQVEQENWIVREEGSGTRDATEKLFQSLQIRPTRLMEFGSTQLIKEAVEAGLGISYLSELTVKKERLLGTIQVLNVKGTPIKRNFSVITESRELHTKSINLFIELIENYLKNRY; this comes from the coding sequence ATGGATCAACTATTATCTGTATTTATATCTGTAGCTGATAGAAGAAACTTTTCCAGAGCGGCGGAAGATCTTCATATGACTCAGCCAGCAGTTAGCCAGCAAATACAACAATTAGAAAAATATATAGGTGCAAAACTGCTTCTACGGACAAACAAAAGTGTGAAGCTCACTAAAGCAGGTGAGATTGTCTATTTACATGCTAAAGAAATAACAGGTTTATATAAACGAATGTCTATGTTAGTGAACGAATTAAATAACGAGCCAACCGGACTATTAAAAATTGGTGCCAGCTATACTTTTGGTGAATATGTATTACCGCATATACTTGCAAAAATGAAGAATCTTTTTCCTAAAATCATTCCTTCAGTTCAGATTGGAAACACAAGAGATATTGCCAATGCAATCATAAGTCATGAGATTGATGTAGGGATTGTTGAAGGGGAAATAGCTCATTGCAATATATACATTAAAACAGTTTCCACAGACCCAATGTATATCGTGGCAGGTGGTAAATATCCAATTTATTATAACAAGGAAGTTACACGAAAACAGGTGGAACAAGAGAATTGGATTGTCCGTGAAGAAGGCTCTGGAACAAGAGATGCAACAGAAAAATTATTTCAATCTTTGCAAATACGTCCTACTAGGTTAATGGAGTTCGGCAGCACGCAACTAATTAAAGAAGCAGTTGAAGCGGGGCTTGGTATTAGTTACTTATCTGAACTTACTGTTAAAAAAGAAAGGCTGCTTGGCACAATTCAAGTATTAAATGTAAAAGGGACTCCGATAAAGAGAAACTTTTCAGTTATAACAGAATCTCGTGAGTTACATACGAAATCTATTAACTTATTTATTGAGTTAATCGAAAATTATCTGAAGAATCGATATTAA
- a CDS encoding putative sulfate exporter family transporter: protein MSSPNSQKKAKKNLNVSLIFGIGFTLIIATFGFLLAALPGLKQIGPLACAILLAVIYRQVFGYPERIRTGIQFSSKNLLRFAIILYGLKLNMIVIFHQGFPLLLRGAVTIIFSIVVLMFIAKLLKADFNLSLLLSVGTGVCGAAAIAAVSPIIKAKDEDTAMGVGIIALVGTVFSIIYTLIFPLLPISSIDYGTWVGISLHEIGHVALAAAPAGQDVLAHALLAKLARVFLLIPLCFILMLWMKKKGKIEGEAKFEFPWFLIGFIVMSFVGTYIMSHDVLVSKTIMSDIEGFTSFILTMSMTGLGLNISLKELRTKAMRPLIAIIITSFLLTLLTFYTI, encoded by the coding sequence TTGTCCAGTCCGAATAGTCAAAAAAAAGCTAAAAAAAACCTAAATGTTTCTTTAATATTTGGAATAGGATTCACATTGATCATAGCCACGTTTGGTTTTTTATTGGCAGCATTGCCAGGACTAAAGCAAATAGGACCACTTGCTTGTGCCATTTTACTTGCTGTGATTTATAGACAGGTTTTTGGATATCCAGAAAGAATACGAACCGGTATTCAATTTTCATCAAAAAATCTTTTAAGATTTGCCATCATACTTTATGGATTAAAGCTTAACATGATCGTAATATTCCATCAGGGCTTTCCACTTTTGCTAAGAGGAGCCGTAACAATTATTTTTTCGATTGTTGTTCTTATGTTCATTGCAAAATTGCTTAAAGCAGATTTTAATCTTTCTTTATTACTAAGTGTTGGCACCGGAGTTTGTGGTGCTGCTGCCATCGCAGCCGTATCGCCAATTATTAAAGCAAAGGATGAAGATACAGCTATGGGGGTCGGCATCATAGCATTAGTAGGCACGGTTTTTTCAATTATCTATACGTTAATATTTCCTTTATTGCCTATTAGTTCTATTGACTACGGAACTTGGGTTGGAATTAGCCTTCATGAAATAGGTCATGTTGCTTTAGCGGCGGCTCCTGCAGGCCAGGATGTTCTTGCTCACGCATTACTCGCCAAACTTGCACGAGTATTTCTATTAATTCCGCTTTGCTTTATCCTTATGCTTTGGATGAAAAAGAAAGGAAAAATAGAGGGAGAAGCAAAATTCGAGTTTCCATGGTTTTTAATCGGTTTTATTGTTATGAGTTTTGTGGGGACCTATATCATGAGTCATGATGTTTTAGTTTCAAAAACAATTATGTCTGATATCGAAGGTTTCACATCATTTATTTTAACGATGTCTATGACCGGCTTAGGATTAAATATTAGCTTAAAAGAATTACGAACTAAAGCAATGCGTCCGCTTATTGCCATTATCATTACATCTTTTCTTTTAACTTTACTAACGTTTTATACTATTTAA
- a CDS encoding IS3 family transposase — protein sequence MDEFDLVIRNYMTYYNNFRYQWNLKKMTPVEYRNHHLHVA from the coding sequence ATGGATGAATTTGACCTTGTAATTCGAAATTATATGACCTACTATAACAATTTCAGATATCAATGGAATTTAAAGAAGATGACCCCTGTTGAATACAGAAATCATCATCTCCATGTGGCATAA